The Crateriforma spongiae sequence GGCAAGCGATAGCCGTCGGTCTTGGGGCCGCCTTCGAAATGATGCACGCCGAACGGGTTGGCCGCGAACAATCCATAGGTCCGCACATGCCAGCGGCAGGGCGCGGCGTGGCTGGACGGGTGGTAGTGGATGGTGATCCCGGCATTGGGCAACGCCTTAAGTGTTTCATCATCAGCGTCGCTTTCGGTGGCACTGTCCGGTGCCGGACCGGTGTAGTCGACCCAAGGCGAAGCTTTGCCCCACGCCTCGCTGCCCTGATCGCCCGTTTTGTTGACGATGCTGCCCCCCAGTTTCGCGTCGACCTTCATCGGCCCGGCAACCCGAACGCCGAAGGTGCCTTCCTTGGTATCGCCGAAATGGACTTCGTCATCGCCGGCGGTCAAACGAAAGTCGCAATCGATGACCAAACGTGCTTTGCCATGAGCGTCTTGAGCCAAACGGAACGTGAATCGACGGTGATCGGACAAGACACGCTTGCCTTCGGTCGAAAGCCAGTCGTTGGTGGTTTCGATCGTCGCCGAACCGTCGTCGTTGGCGCTGGCCCGGCCGGCAGTTTGTCGGATCGTACCGCCCTGACGTTCTTCACTGGTCGACCAGAAGTCTTGATCGTTCACTTCGCCGTGGGTCAGCCATAGTGATCGATGGTGTGGGTGATCGTCACGTGTTTTCGCCCCCCGTGGACCCATCGGATAGTCGCGCACCACGCGGCGACCAGCCGGGCTGTGGATGGGGTAAACAATCGGTTTGCCGGCTGAATCCGCCACGTAGCCCGCGATCACTTCATCACCAGACAGGATCGTCCAGCCTTGTCCTTCGTCCGCCGGAACGACCGTCAACGCGCCGGTTGCAGCCGCCGTGGTCGTTTCCGCTACAACCGCTTGACCGCAAGCCAAAACGACAGCGGCAAACGCCAAGCATGCCACCGGTTGAAACACGGATCGATGGAAACTTTCGAAACGAAAAGGACTCGCGCCAAGATTCAGATTCATAGTCAGCGTGCGAAGTAATTGGGGGGACAGGGTAGTTGGGGGGGCGGGGCCGGCAGCGGGTGGGGCCGATCAACCTTACGGCGAACGGGCTCCCCGTTGTCGGCCGGGCTCTTCGGGGGGATGGGTGGGAATCCGCCGCGTGATTTCACGACGGAAGCTCCATTTTTATCAAATCTGGTCATCGACAACGGGTTCA is a genomic window containing:
- a CDS encoding DUF6807 domain-containing protein, whose protein sequence is MNLNLGASPFRFESFHRSVFQPVACLAFAAVVLACGQAVVAETTTAAATGALTVVPADEGQGWTILSGDEVIAGYVADSAGKPIVYPIHSPAGRRVVRDYPMGPRGAKTRDDHPHHRSLWLTHGEVNDQDFWSTSEERQGGTIRQTAGRASANDDGSATIETTNDWLSTEGKRVLSDHRRFTFRLAQDAHGKARLVIDCDFRLTAGDDEVHFGDTKEGTFGVRVAGPMKVDAKLGGSIVNKTGDQGSEAWGKASPWVDYTGPAPDSATESDADDETLKALPNAGITIHYHPSSHAAPCRWHVRTYGLFAANPFGVHHFEGGPKTDGYRLPAGESIDMFHRVVVHDGPFDRQQTLADEQAYATSAVSPVTGQ